From the Candidatus Zixiibacteriota bacterium genome, the window CCGTGAGACTCGCAAGACGGTTGTAACGGGTGTTGAGATGTTCCGCAAGCTTTTGGACTACGCCGAAGCCGGCGACAACGTTGGTTTGCTTTTGCGTGGTGTCGACAAGACCGATCTTGAGCGCGGCATGGTAATCGCGAAGCCGGGCAGTGTGAATCCTCACACGAAATTCAAGGCCGAGGTTTATATTCTGGCCAAGGAAGAGGGTGGCCGTCACACGCCGTTTTTCACTGGTTACCGTCCGCAGTTTTATTTCCGGACGACCGATGTGACCGGTGTTGCTCATTTGCCGGAAGGTGTTGAGATGGTGATGCCTGGTGACAATGTTACCATGACCATAGAGTTAATCATGCCGATCGCGATGGAGCAGGAGCTCAGGTTCGCGATTCGCGAGGGCGGCCGCACGGTAGGCGCCGGCGTTATCGCCGAAGTAATCGAGTAGTCGGGAATATTACTGTGACGACTGTACAGAAAATCCGAATCCGTCTCAAGGCGTATGATCATTATGCGCTGGACCGCTCCACCAAGGAGATCACCTCCACGGTACTGCGGACTGGTGCAAGAATTGTGGGACCCGTTCCGTTGCCGACCAAACGAACGGTATACACCGTGCTTCGCTCGCCTCACGTCGATAAAAAGTCGCGTGAGCAATTCGAGACACGTGTCCACAAACGCCTAATGGACATCTATGACTCAACACCGCAGACGGTTGATGCTTTGATGAAGCTGGACCTGCCGGCCGGTGTCGATGTGGAGATCAAGACCTGATAAGGCAACGGCTATGAAAGAAATACTCGGCAAAAAACTCGGGATGACTCGCATCTTTTCAGAGGACGGCGAAGCTCTCCCGGTGACTGTTATCGAGGCCGGGCCGTGTCCGGTCATTGCCAAGAAGACAGTCGATAAGCACGGCTACGATGCCTACCAGGTGGGTTTCGGCAGTCGTCGCAAGAAACTGGTGAATAAACCCCAGAGTGGCCAGTTCACGGCCGCCGGAGTGGAGCCGACACGCTATTTGCGTGAAGTACGCTACACCGAAGGTGAACTCGAAGTAGGGGCGGTTTTGAAGGCGGACATTTTCAAGGCCGGCGAACGAGTCGACGTCACCGCTGTTTCCAGAGGTCTCGGCTTTGCCGGTACCATGAAACGACACCACTTTTCGGGGGCCAACAAGACGCACGGTCAGTCTGATCGTTGGCGGGCGCCCGGCTCGATCGGGCAGTCGTCGTACCCCTCACGGGTCTTCAAGGGCATGAAAATGTCCGGCCGCATGGGGAACGACAAAGTTACTACGCTCAATCTGGAAGTGGTTGAGGTCATCGAAAAAGAAAACCTGATTTTGGTCAAAGGCCCGGTCCCCGGATTTCGAGGCAATCTGGTCAGAATCCGCAGCACCAACCGTGGCTGATGGTGGATAGATAGAGATGAACGTAAAAGTATACAATCAGAACGGCGAAGAAATCGGCACGACCGAGTTGCAACCGGGCCTGTTTGAAATTGAGCCCAACGAGGCGGTGGTGCATCAGTATATCGTTAATCTGCTGGCCCGCCGTCGTCAGGGTAATGCCAGTACGCGAGTCCGCAGCGAAGTACGCGGCGGTGGTCGTAAACCCTGGCGTCAGAAGGGTACCGGACGCGCCCGAGCCGGTACGATTCGTTCACCCCTGTGGCGGGGTGGTGGTATCGTGTTCGGCCCGCATCCACGCAGCTACGGCTCCAACATGCCGCGCAAAATGAAGCGACTGGCCATTCGCTCGGTGTTTGCAGACCGGGCTCAGGCTGAACGCATCAAAGTGCTGGACAAAGTCGAGCTTGAACAGATCAAGACCAAGGCCGTAGCGAGTATGATGACCAAGTTGGATCTGGACGGCAAGAAATGCCTGGTGCTGGATGAAGGACGCAACGATAAGCTGGCCCTGTCGTGTCGCAACCTGCAAAAAGTGCAATACTGTCGCGCCGCTTTGGCCAATGGATACGATTTGCTTAACGCCGACGTGGTGCTGATTACTCAGGCAGGCTTGGACAAGGTTCATGAGGTGTTCGGATGAAAGCAGACCATCGCCACGTTATAAAGAGCCATGTAGCGACCGAACGCTCGGGCATTCTTCGCGAGAAGAACAACGAATATGTGTTCGAGGTGGAACGCGAAGCCAATAAATATCAGATTAAGGATGCTGTCGAATCGGCTTTCGACGTCAGCGTCGTAGGTGTGCGAACCATGGTTGTGGCCGGCAAGCCTCGGCGTATGGGGCGTAACGAAGGCAAAACAGCAACCTGGAAGAAAGCGGTTGTGCGTCTCAAGGCGGGTCAATCGATCGGCATTTTTGAGAACATTTAGGATGGATTGGTACCAATAGATGGCTATTAAGAAATTTCGCCCGTATACACCGTCGTCGCGGTTTCGCACCGTTCCGGCGTTCGATGAGATTACCTCGACCACTCCTGAGAAATCGCTTCTGCGACCTTTGAAAAAGAGTGGTGGACGCAATAATAAGGGCCGCATAACGGTCTGGCATCGCGGTGGCGGTCACAAACGGCACTATCGAATCATCGATTTCCGTCGCAACAAGCACGGCATCCCGGCACGAGTGGCCTCGATTGAGTACGATCCCAACCGTTCGGCGCGGATTGCCCTGTTGCACTACGTCGACGGTGAAAAAAGATACATTATCGCCCCCGATGGACTTAAAGTCGACGATCAACTCATGTCCGGCGAAAAAGCTGAACACCGCAGTGGAAATGCCATGCCGATGGGTCAGATGGTCCTCGGCACTTATGTGCACAATATCGAACTGCGGCCCGGTAAGGGCGCTCAACTGTGCCGCTCGGCCGGCACCATGGCCCAACTGGTGGCTAAAGAGGGTAAAAAAGTTACTCTCCGGATGCCGTCGGGTGAAGTTCGAACCGCCCCTCAGAACTGTTACGCCACCATAGGGCAGGTGAGCAATATCGATCACAAAAACGTTGTGTGGGGTAAGGCCGGCGCCTCTCGTTGGCGTGGCTGGCGACCGACTGTTCGTGGTGTTGCCATGAACCCGGTTGACCATCCTATGGGTGGCGGTGAAGGTCGCTCCTCCGGCGGACGTCACCCCTGTACGCCGTGGGGTAAGCCCACCAAGGGATACAAAACCAGAAGCAAACGGAAGTCGAGATCTCATATTATTGAGGATCGACGGGCCAAGAAATAAAGCGGAGAATACTGGATGCCTCGTTCGCTGAAAAAAGGACCGTTCTTAGATGCCAAGCTGCAGGCCAAGGTCGAAGTCATGAATGAAACCGGTGACAAAAAAGTCATCAAGACCTGGTCACGCCGTTCGACTATTATTCCGGAGTTTGTGGGCCACACGATCGCCGTCCACAACGGGCACAAGTTCGTGCCCATCTACATTTCGGAGAACATGGTCGGACATAAACTGGGTGAGTTTTCCCCGACCCGGCTCTTTCGCGGTCATGGTGGGCGGATGGCCGAACGCAGCTCGGCGATAAGGAAGTAAGGTGTCACAATGATTGTTACCTCTACGGCACGACTTCGCTACGTAAGCATCCCGCCGCGCAAGATGCGTTTGGTGGCCGATATGGTCAAGGGTATGCAGGTGCAGAAAGCTCTCGATGTACTTAACTTCACGCCGAAAATCGCGGCTCGGCACATTGCCAAGACGGTAAAGTCGGCTGCGGCCAACGCCCTCTCTGCTGAAGGGACCGACGTGGTGAAGGCCGAGGATTTGTGCATTAAGAATATTACAGTCGACGCAGCTCCCACCGCCAAGCGGATACGCTTTCAATCGATGGGGCGTGTTTATCGCTACAAAAAGCGTTTCTGTCATCTGACGGTACTTTTACAGGGCGAGTCGGAAACCACTCAGGCACCTTCCAAGCCTAAGAAGAAGACCAAGTCTGTTGCCAAGAGCGATGAGCAGGCTGAGACCAAGCCGACTAAGAAGAAAGCCAAGAGCAAAGCCAAAGCGGAAACTCCAAAGAAATCCGCGGCCAAATCCAAAGAGGCCGCCGAAGCGAAGCCCGCTACGAAAAGCAGCTCAAAACCGGCTGCCAAGACGAAAAAAACGAAGAAAGATGGTGAGTAATTCACCGCTAATGATACGCTGAGTCTGGAGAACAGGATTTGGGACAAAAGACACATCCGATAGGATTTCGCCTCGGGATCATAAAGACCTGGAACAGCAAGTGGTTTGCTTCCAACCGCAATTTTGCTGATCTGGTTTATGAAGATATGATGGTCAAGCGATACATCAACCGGCGACTCGACAATGCCGGTATTGCCAAGGTCAGTATCTCTCGCGCACCTAAACGGGTCAGTGTTGATATCCATACCTCGCGGCCGGGCATTGTGATCGGACGTAAGGGCGCCGAGGTCGACAAGCTCCGTGAAGAGCTTCAGTTGTTGACCAAGAAAGATATCATGCTGAACATCGTCGAAGTGCGCAAGCCGGAGTTGAATGCCCAGCTTGTTGCCGACGCTGTTGCCCGTCAGTTGGAAGGACGGATCGCCTTCCGTCGGGCCATGAAAAAGTCGCTTGCGGCCACCATGAAGATGGGTGCTGTCGGTATCAAGATTCAGTGTGGTGGACGGCTCGGCGGCGCCGAGATAGCTCGTATCGAGAAGTATCGCGCCGGTCGCGTACCCTTGCACACGCTGAGAGCGAACATTGACTATGCCACCACAACGGCTCGGACCACCTATGGAAGCATAGGCGTCAAAGTGTGGATCTGCCGCGGTGAGGTTATAGACACCGGCCAGTTCATCCGCGATGCCGTGGCCGGTGAAGTCCCGGCCGGACCCGAGGCTCCCGCCGCCCGTCGTGGCAAACCGGAGCGTGGGGACCGTGATCGTGACCGAGATAGAGCCCGCCGTCGTCCTCGTGGTCGTGTGCGTCGAGCCGGAGGTACACCTTCAGGCCAGCCGCCCAGAGGCAGACGGCCCGAACAGGCTCCGGGCGCCAAGCGAGACAATAGGGATGCCGCTAAACCGGCACAGAAGCCTGCGTCCAAACCGGCTCCCAAACCAGCGCCCAAAGCGCCACCGAAGCCGTCGGCCAAACCGGCCGACTCCAAACCGAAAGACACCTCGAAGGGCAAACCACCCGACAAGAGTGATGCCAAGTGAGTTGCGGAGATAACAACCCATGTTGATGCCAAAGAAGACGAAGTATCGCAAAATGCACCGAGGTCGCAGAACCGGCAAAGCAATCGCCGGTAGTTCGGTTAGTTTCGGTGAATTTGCCCTGAAGTCGATTGAGGCGGTCTGGCTGACCAGCCGTCAGATTGAAGCGGCTCGTATTGCCATGACCAGATATATCAAGCGTGGCGGAAAGATCTGGATTCGTGTCTTTCCGGACAAGCCGATTACGAAAAAGCCGGCCGAAACCCGTATGGGCAAAGGTAAAGGTTCGCCCGAAAGCTGGGTGGCCGTGGTCAAGCCGGGACGCATCCTTTTTGAGATCGAGGGCGTCACTCATGAAATGGCTCGCGAGGCATTGAGACTGGCCGGTGACAAGCTGCCCATGAAAACCAAATTCGTAACCCGAGCCGACACGCAAGGAGTATGACCATGTTGAAGGTTTCAGACCTGCGAGAAATGACGGCCGAAGAGTTACGCCAGAAGAAAGCCGATATCGCCGAGGAAGTGTTCAATCTCAACATGAGAAAGTCGGTCAAGGCGCTTGATAATCCTCTGCGTCTGCGAACGGCCCGTCGTGAAATGGCACGGATCGATACGATTCTTCACGAAGATCAAAAGGGTATCAGAAAACTGGCCGAGGCCACGACCTCTATTTTGCCTCAGGCGGATACGGATAAGAAAGAAAAGGCTGAAGAGGAATAATTGATGGCTGAGCAGACTAAAAGAGGACTCCGCAAGGGACGTGTCGGTACCGTGGTTTCCGACAAGATGGACAAGAGTATTGTCGTGCGTGTCAATCGAACCTATCGACATCCTTTGTACGAGAAGATTTTCCGCAGTTTTTCAAAGCTCTATGCGCATGATGAGAAGAATGAAGCCAGGATTGGCGATACCGTGAAAGTATCAGAAACACGACCGTTGTCCGCCAAGAAGCGCTGGCGTTTGGTCGAAGTTCTTGAAAGGGCCAAGTAGGCTCGGTGGCTTAAGTAGTCATCGATCGAACGGCAAAGGTTGTTGAGATATGATTCAAGAATTCACAGTGCTTACTGTAGCCGATAACTCCGGCGCCAAACGAGCCATGTGCTTCAGGATACTCGGAGGACGCAAGAAGTATGCATCGGTTGGTGACATAGTGGTGGTCGCGGTTAAAGAAGCAATACCGGGCGGTACCGTCAAGAAATCGGAAGTCTGCAAGGCGGTGGTGGTGCGAACCAAAGCCTCCCTCAGGCGAAGCGACGGATCGATCATTCGTTTTTCAGATAATGCCGCCGTGATTATAAACGACCAGATGGAGCCGCGCGGCACGCGCATCTTCGGCCCGGTCGCTCGCGAGTTGCGTGACAAACAGTTTATGAAGATTATTTCCCTCGCTCCAGAGGTACTGTAACGGGATACGACCTATGATGATTAAGAAAGGCGACACCGTCTATATTCGCTCCGGCGAAAGTAAAGGCAAGACCGGCCGGGTGCTCAACGTGGATACCAAGAAGGGTAAGATCTTAGTCGAAGGTGTCAACATGAGAAAGAAACACCAGCGCCCCACCCAGAAGAGTCCCAAGGGTGGTATTATCTCTATCGAGGCGCCGGTCGATCTGTCAAACGTTGCCATCTACAGTTCGTCCCTGGGCGGACCTACCAAGATAGGCACCAAGGTGATTGATGAAGGCGGCCGCAAGAAAAAAGTGCGGATCTGTCGCGCCACTGGTGAACAGATTTAAGGATGTATGAGAATGGCCAGGCTTAAGGAAAAATACTCAAGCGAGATCGCTCCCAAGCTGATGAAGCAGAACAATTACAGCTCCGTCATGCAGGTACCGAAAATCACCAAGATCAGTGTCAACATTGGTGTCGGCGAGGCGATCGAGAACGCCAAAGCGCTGGAAGCCGCGGTGGGCGATCTGAGCAAGATTACCGGTCGCAAGCCTCAGGTGACACGAGCGCGTAAGAGCATCTCGAACTTCAAGCTCCGTGAGGGTGCACCCATCGGTTGCTGCGTAACCCTGAGACGAGAGGCGATGTACGAGTTTTTTGATCGACTGGTTAATATTGCAATGCCGCGAATTCGTGACTTCCGGGGCATCAGTCCGAAATCGTTCGATGGCCGCGGGAATTTCAACTTCGGCGTGCGTGAACAGTTGGTCTTCCCGGAAATTGACTATGATAAGATAGATAAAATACGTGGAATGAACATTGCCATCTCCACAACCGCCAGGACCGACGAAGAGGCCCGGCAGTTGTTGAGTGAGATGGGGATGCCGTTCCGCAAATAGGAGATCAATGGCTAAGAAGTGTCTGGTAGAGAAGCAGCAGCGTGAACCAAAATTCAAGGTGCGCGCCTACAGTCGCTGCCGACGATGCGGTCGACCGCGAGCATTCATGCGTCGATTCGGTTTGTGTAGAATCTGTTTCCGGGAGATGGCCCTGGCTGGTGAATTGCCGGGTGTCGTCAAGGCCAGTTGGTAGCCTCAAAGGTTGCCGGGAGTAAATGAACGATGAGTATGACCGATCCAATAGCTGACCTCTTGACCAGGCTCAGGAACGCCTACAAGGCCCACAAGGTCGCTGTCGACGTACCGGCCTCGGGGATTAAACGGGAAATCGTCCGTATCCTGCAAGAGAAGAAATATGTCAAGGACCACACCGAATTGCCGGATCACAAGCAGGGTCTCCTGCGTGTATACCTTTTGTATTCCGCCGGTGATGTGCCGGTTCTGAAAGGTATCCAGCGCGTGTCCCGCCCCGGGTTGCGCCGCTATTTAGATGCCGAAGCAGTCCGTCAGTCGACATTCAACCAACGCGGTATGACGGTTGTTTCGACCTCGTCCGGTGTGATGTCGAATTTTGACGCCGCCCAAAGAGGTGTCGGCGGTGAAGTACTTCTGAGGTGTTGGTAAGGGAAGGATGCATAGATGTCACGCGTAGGAAAAAAACCAATCCCGATTCCGGATAAGTCCAAAGTCGAAATCAAGGGCCAGAATGTCACCATAACCGGCGCCAAAGGCAGTTTGTCCCGCACCGTACATGCAGACATGACAGTGGCCTTAGAGGACAACAATATACTTGTCACCCGGCCCTCCGACTCCAAGACGCACCGCTCCCTGCACGGATTGACCAGAGCGCTGCTTAACAATATGGTGGTCGGCACATCGGTCGGCTATACCAAGGAGCTTGAGATAATCGGCGTCGGATATCGGGCCGAGAACCAGGGTAAAATGCTGGTCCTCAGTCTGGGCTTCTCGCATCCCATAATGGTGGTGCCGCCGGACGGTGTTACAGCCACGGCTGTCCCCAAATCAAACAAAATCCTGGTCGCAGGAATCGACAAAGAACTGGTAGGCGAAACGGCGGCCAAGATTCGTGGTTTCCGCAAGCCGGAACCATACAAAGGCAAGGGTGTTCGTTACACCGGTGAGTATGTTCGCAGCAAAGCCGGCAAGAGCGCTGTGTCTGCTTGATCGAGTTGAGGTACATTACTGATGGCTGATAAAAACGTAATCAAGGACAGAAAAGCCGCCCGCCGCCGCCGCCGCGTCCGAGGCAAGGTGCATGGCAGTGCGGAACGTCCGCGCTTCTCTGTTGCCAAGTCGCTTAACAGAGTCTTTGCGCAACTGATCGATGATGAGAATCATGTAACGCTGTTGGGTGTGGACTCAACATCGTCCGTGCTCAAGGCGGAGCTCGATGACACCAAGAGCAAGATTGAGAAAGCTCGGAAGGTCGGCGAGGTTGTGGCTCGACTGGCCAAAGAAAAAGGTATCGAACAGGTAGTGTTCGATAGAAACCAGAATCGTTTCCACGGGCGTATCAAGGCGGTGGCCGAAGGTGCGCGTGAAGGCGGTCTGAAATTTTAGAAGATATTGTAGGCCTGGACTACTGCGAGGTATAGATTGCCCAAGTTTGAAATGAACGCCCTCGAATTCGAGGAAAAAGTAATCAACGTCAACCGCGTGGCCAAAGTGGTCAAGGGCGGACGGCGTTTTAGCTTCACCGCGCTGGTAACGGTCGGTGATAAGAACGGCAAAGTCGGTGTCGGCTACGGCAAGGCTCCGGAAGTGTCGGAGGCTATCCGAAAGGCGACCGAAGCGGCGAGAAAAGCCATGAATCCGGTCAACATCGTGGATGGAACCATCCCCCACCGAATCGACGGCCGTTTTGGCGCTACTACTGTTATGTTGCGTCCGGCCTCGCCCGGTACCGGTGTAATTGCCGGTGGTGCCGTGCGGGCTATTCTCGAATCTTTGGGTGTCCAGGACGTGCTCACCAAGGTGCTCGGCAGCCGCAATCCTAATAACGTGGTCAAGGCTACCGTAAACGGTCTGCAAAGCCTGAGAACCCGAGAGCAGGAAGACAGTTTCCGAGAGAAAGCGTAGCCTCTGGCGACAAGGCAGGATGATTACCATGGCCAAACTCAAAGTTACACAAATAAGAAGCACCATCGACCGCAAAGAGCCACAGAAAAGAACCATCAAGGCTCTCGGTCTGGGTAAGATAAATCGAACCGTCATCCACGAAGCCACACCGCAGATTCGCGGCATGGTAAAGTCTGTGATCCACCTGGTGTCGGTTGAAGAGATAGACTAGATTGAGGTAGTTGATCAATGGAACTCCATACACTGAAACCCCCAGCCGGTTCGACCAAAAAACGCCGACGTGTCGGTCGCGGTCCCGGTAGTGGCTTAGGTAAGACGTCGGGACGCGGTCACAAGGGCCAGGGCTCTCGAAGCGGCTTCTCGCGTGGCCGGAAAGCGATGCGTGAAGGCGGACAGATGCCGCTGCATCGCCGGTTGCCCAAATTCGGGTTCACCAATATCTTCAAAAAGCAGTTCCAGATCATTAACGTCAGTGATTTGGCGCGGATAAAAGCGAGTGAAGTGTCCACTGAGTCCATGCGCGCAGCCGGTCTTATTAAGAAAATGGATGTACCGGTGAAAGTGCTTGGAAACGGCACCATCGAGAGTGCCGTCACGGTAAAGGCCAACGCTTTCTCCAAGTCTGCTGTGACAAAAATCGAAGCGGCCGGTGGTAAGGTCGAGGTGGTATAGTGTTAGAGACTTTCAAGTCGATTTTCAAGGTTGAAGAGTTACGCAAAAGGATTTTGTTTACACTCGGTATCCTGGTTGTTTATCGTATCGGTGGTCATATACCCACACCGGGAATCGACGGCACCATCCTGTCGCAAGCTCTTTCGTCCAATTCGATTTTTGGACTCCTGGACATGTTTGCCGGTGGCGCTTTCGCCAAGGCGACGATTTTCGCCCTTGGAATTATGCCCTACATCTCTGCATCCATTATGTTGCAGTTGCTCGGGGCGGTGGTGCCCTTCCTCCAGCGTTTGCAGCGTGAGGGAGAGGAAGGCCGCCGAAAGATTACGCAGTACACTCGCTACCTGACCGTGCTTATCGCCAGCCTTCAGGCATGGGGTACGGCCGGGTTCTTAACCACCATCAATCTCAATGGTGTCTCGGCAGTTCACATGGATACGATGTGGTTCATCCCGCTGACTATCATAACATTCACCTCTGGCTGTATCTTCATTATGTATCTGGGCGAACAGATTACCGAACGTGGTATCGGCAACGGTATCTCGCTTATCATTTTCATAGGGATCATCGCCAGATTCCCCGATGCTGTGATCAACGAAGTGCAGATGGTTTGGTACGGCAGCCGCGGATTCCTGATCGAGGTGGCCATGGTATCCATGATGATCGGCGTGATCGCCGCGGTAATCCTGGTGACTCGGGCTCAACGCAAAGTGCCGGTCCAGTACCCTCGTAAAGTGGTCGGACGAAAAGTGTTCGGCGGAACCATGACACACTTGCCGCTGTCGGTTAACTCGGCCGGTGTGATCCCGATTATTTTCGCTCAGTCGATTATGTTTCTGCCCTCAACGGTGGCCCAGCTGTT encodes:
- the secY gene encoding preprotein translocase subunit SecY — encoded protein: MLETFKSIFKVEELRKRILFTLGILVVYRIGGHIPTPGIDGTILSQALSSNSIFGLLDMFAGGAFAKATIFALGIMPYISASIMLQLLGAVVPFLQRLQREGEEGRRKITQYTRYLTVLIASLQAWGTAGFLTTINLNGVSAVHMDTMWFIPLTIITFTSGCIFIMYLGEQITERGIGNGISLIIFIGIIARFPDAVINEVQMVWYGSRGFLIEVAMVSMMIGVIAAVILVTRAQRKVPVQYPRKVVGRKVFGGTMTHLPLSVNSAGVIPIIFAQSIMFLPSTVAQLFPTTEWIQNLVAVWLAPGGAWYSIIYGLIIVFFGYFYTAIVFNPMEIANNMRKNGGYIPGIRPGKNTSQYVERILTRITLPGALFFAAIAVLPWVLIAQANVDFFFGGTGLLIIVGVALDTLQQIESHLLMRHYDGFMKKGKIRGRSM